Proteins found in one Zea mays cultivar B73 chromosome 1, Zm-B73-REFERENCE-NAM-5.0, whole genome shotgun sequence genomic segment:
- the LOC100280943 gene encoding 50S ribosomal protein L4-like yields MRALARAASLLRRAAGSAPTTASLYHPPRNVGPCLVKNLPGFFFNGYSTLLAPPNEVLIPPELLSSRTVWTPDRELGQYEDLVARVTNFHNEDKGFMVLDGDVFDVPIRKDIVHRVVRWQLAKRQQGTHSTKTISEVSGTGRKPYPQKGTGKARHGTLRGAQFRGGATMHGPKPRSHAIKLQKKVRRLGLKIALSARTAEGKLLIFEDLEVPSHKTKNIVQYIRQMDDSKKVLLVDGGDIDKKLKLATQNLHYVNVLPSIGLNVYSILQHDTLVMTRAAINRIVERMHTPINR; encoded by the exons ATGCGGGCCCTCGCGCGCGCCGCGTCGCTGCTCCGCCGCGCCGCGGGGTCCGCGCCTACTACGGCGTCGCTGTACCATCCGCCGCGGAACGTAGGCCCTTGCCTCGTGAAG AATCTGCCAGGTTTCTTTTTCAATGGGTATTCTACTCTTTTGGCTCCACCAAATGAAGTGTTGATTCCACCAGAACTCCTTTCTAGCAGGACTGTGTGGACACCAGATCGGGAGCTTG GGCAGTATGAAGACCTGGTAGCTAGGGTCACAAACTTCCATAATGAGGACAAGGGCTTCATGGTTTTGGATGGCGATGTTTTTGATGTTCCAATTAGGAAGGACATTGTTCACCGAGTAGTAAGGTGGCAGCTTGCTAAAAGACAGCAG GGGACACACTCAACTAAAACTATCAGTGAAGTTAGTGGCACTGGAAGAAAGCCTTACCCGCAAAAAGGAACCGGAAAAGCACGACATGGAACACTGCGCGGTGCCCAG TTTCGTGGTGGTGCAACCATGCATGGGCCTAAACCTCGAAGCCATGCAATCAAGCTGCAGAAGAAAGTACGGCGGCTGGGGCTTAAGATTGCCTTGTCTGCTCGAACTGCTGAGGGGAAG CTCTTGATCTTTGAGGACTTGGAAGTTCCTAGCCACAAGACGAAAAACATTGTGCAATACATTAGACAGATGGATGACTCAAAGAAGGTTCTGTTGGTGGATGGAGGCGACATTGATAAGAAGCTAAAGCTGGCCACTCAAAACCTTCACTACGTTAACGTACTTCCTTCCATT GGCCTCAACGTCTACAGTATCCTCCAGCATGACACCCTTGTAATGACTCGGGCCGCTATCAACAGAATCGTCGAGCGGATGCATACCCCCATCAACCGCTAG